The DNA region TAGCATTCTCTCTTGGAATATAAAATTCTGTCCAATTTTTGTAATTTTCTTGTTTGTCAATAATACCAATCAAGGATTCTGTAAAACTTTTTATTTCATCAACTGGTAACAAGATAGGATCTGAATTCGATGTCGGTTTTATATATGCATTGTCTAAAAACCAATAAAAAGCTTCTTTGTACGATTCTTGCTCAATCATTTCAGAAACATTTCCGTTTACATAACCTTCACTTAAATATTTATTACCAGAATAATCTAGTATTTGTTTGATTTTTAAAATCACACAATTAATTATTTCAGCTTTTAACCTAATTCTATATTTAAGGAGATTGAATTCATCATTTGTTCTAATTTCATCAACCTCTGTTAAATTAAGTCTGTCTAATTCTAATTGTTCAAGAGTTTGAACTTCTTTATTTTTTATATTATCAAGTTCTCTAAAAAATTGTAAAAAAGCCCTTGAAATATTCCAATCGTCATCTTTCAGTTTAAGTAATTTTACTTTAACAAAATTTAGATCAGGCAATCCTAATTCAATTAATCGATAATAAAGGGACTCTCTCTTATGCAGTTTGAATAGATTTTTTAAAAATTCTGAATGATGAATTTCAAGCATTTCATTAAGCCCAACTTGATCATGTCTTAATTCCTCGCTGATCTGTGAATATTTAGATATATTTAAGACTGTATCTTTAATATTATTTTCTGGATCATAACTTAAAAAAGGTGTATAATATATTTTAAGATAGTTTGTTGTGGATACTTCTTTTCCATCGTTATCAATTCCATTAAGATCACTATCTCTAATGGTTTTCAATAAGGTAGTCTTTCCTGCACCATTTTTACCGACGATTGCAGAAACCAAATGAATTTTTCCAAACAGGTTTTCAATATAGTTTTCATTGATTTCAAGTGTTGCCGAATAATCATAAGGATCACTCTCATTATATTCAATTTGTGAAAAATATTGTCCGCCAAAATTCAAATTTATTTCGGTATGATTCTCTCCGAAAATGTATGGAAGGCTGTTTGGATAAATTGAAATTGAGGAAATCATTATTTTTATTATTTGCAGCGTGAATTCGAAAATAAGAAAAACAAGCAACATTTTTAAGTTTTAGTTCAAGAATCGTGTAAATGATAATTTAGAAGCTCTGGCGAAAACCATTTACGATTATTGGTTTGTTCAGTTCGATTTTCCTGATGAAAATGGAAAACCATACAAATCGTCTGAAGGAAAAATGGTTTATAATAAGGTTTTGAAAAGAGAGATTCCTGAAGGATGGGAGGTTAAGACAATTGGAGATTATTGCAAATCTACTGGTGGATTTGCCTTTAAATCCAGCTGGTGGACAGATCAAGGTTATCCTGTCATTAAAATTAAAGATATTCAAGAAAATTACAAAATCAATCTGGAGGATTTAGCGTATGTTAATTTAACAGATAAGCGTATTGATGATAAATTTAAAGCTAAACCTGGTGACATCCTTATTGCAATGACTGGAGCAACCGTAGGAAAGTATGCTATGGTTCCTTTCACCGAAATGCCATTGTATGTTAATCAGCGAGTTGGTTATTTTAATTTGGGTGATAAGCCAGAAGAAAACCTACCGTTTTTAATTAATTCCTTAAATCAAAGATACTTTAGAGAAGCGGTTTTTATGTTAGCAAAGGGAGCAG from Chryseobacterium suipulveris includes:
- a CDS encoding restriction endonuclease subunit S — protein: MVYNKVLKREIPEGWEVKTIGDYCKSTGGFAFKSSWWTDQGYPVIKIKDIQENYKINLEDLAYVNLTDKRIDDKFKAKPGDILIAMTGATVGKYAMVPFTEMPLYVNQRVGYFNLGDKPEENLPFLINSLNQRYFREAVFMLAKGAAQPNISNEQINNIQLILPKADIIKSYNKIFESYYLKNLLNQQQNQQLTQLRDWLLPMLMNGQVSVK